In a genomic window of Rhinoraja longicauda isolate Sanriku21f chromosome 23, sRhiLon1.1, whole genome shotgun sequence:
- the dclre1c gene encoding protein artemis → MSSFGGRMAEYPSLSIDRFDRDNLLAKAFFLSHCHKDHMKGLKAPALQRRLECSLKLRLYCSPVTKEILLTSRKYKFWENYITAIEVETPTQISLVDEAAGKKEDILVTLLPAGHCPGSVMFLFEGMGGTVLYTGDFRLASGEAARLEWLHSGGRVKDISTVYLDTTFCDPRFYQIPSREECLTGIMELVGSWVTLSPYHVVWLNCKAAYGYEYLFTNLSQEFGIQVHLNKLDMFKNMPEILHHVTTDCMTQIHACRHPKDDYFVRGTRLPCGMTARNGTPLHIISIKPSTMWFAERIKRAKVIVRTGESSYRACFSFHSSFTEIKDFLWYIQPVTIHANVVPMGKSREEVKEILKPFCRKDTQDEAAYKPLGKLKRWRQSLSTEGDEDIDGLFDDYRVMPVKRALCVPPLSPPADRRTRDEEVLVGSDPALCFSSEFLECEESNDEDEEEETDGARAEDETRVRPNDGTVTRASDGTEQRVGATVNWTTVTRASDGTGQQVGGTEQQSGAIVTWTAVTGASDGTGQQVGGTEQRVGGTVTRASDGTEQRVGATVAGEPLAPSWHWFFQREQEEDWDGERAGEMAPHSPKLFSDSEDGDSTHDPSQSSSQSTHISEQASQGSGLEMDSADSHTGRRGDV, encoded by the exons ATGAGCTCGTTCGGGGGCCGCATGGCTGAGTACCCCAGCTTGTCCATCGACAGGTTCGACAGGGACAACCTGCTGGCCAAGGCATTCTTCCTCTCCCACTGCCACAAAG ATCACATGAAAGGGTTAAAAGCCCCCGCTCTTCAGCGCCGCCTGGAATGCAG TCTGAAGCTGAGACTTTACTGTTCACCAGTGACAAAGGAAATTCTACTAACAAGTAGGAAATACAAATTCTGGGAGAACTATATC ACTGCCATTGAAGTTGAAACTCCAACGCAAATCTCCTTGGTTGATGAAGCTGCAGGAAAG AAGGAAGACATTCTGGTGACTCTACTGCCTGCAGGCCACTGCCCTGGGTCTGTTAT GTTCCTGTTTGAGGGGATGGGTGGCACGGTGCTGTACACTGGAGACTTCAGACTGGCCAGTGGAGAGGCTGCTCGCCTCGAGTGGCTGCACTCAGGTGGCAG GGTCAAAGACATATCGACTGTGTATTTAGACACGACGTTCTGTGATCCACGATTCTACCAGATCCCCAGCAGG GAGGAGTGTCTGACGGGCATCATGGAGTTGGTCGGGAGCTGGGTCACTCTCAGTCCCTACCACGTGGTCTGGCTGAACTGCAAGGCAGCATACGGATACGAGTATCTCTTCACCAACCTCAGTCAGGAGTTCGGCATCCAG GTTCATCTTAACAAGCTAGACATGTTCAAAAACATGCCAGAGATCCTGCATCACGTGACCACGGACTGCATGACACAGATTCATGCGTGTAGACATCCCAAG GACGACTACTTTGTTCGTGGGACCAGGCTTCCATGTGGGATGACGGCCAGGAACGGCACTCCCCTGCACATCATCAGCATCAAGCCCTCCACCATGTGGTTTGCCGAAAGGATAAAGAGGGCCAAAGTGATTGTCAG GACTGGTGAGAGTTCGTACCGTGCCTGCTTCTCATTCCATTCATCCTTCACTGAG ATAAAGGATTTCCTCTGGTACATCCAGCCTGTGACCATCCACGCTAATGTGGTGCCCATGGGAAAGAGCCGTGAAGAGGTGAAGGAGAT ATTGAAGCCGTTCTGCAGGAAGGATACGCAAGATGAAGCCGCCTACAAACCTCTGGGGAAGCTGAAGAGATGGAGGCAGAGCCTCTCCACTGAGGGAG ATGAGGATATCGATGGTCTCTTTGACGACTACCGTGTAATGCCGGTGAAGCGGGCGCTGTGCGTTCCACCTCTCTCGCCCCCCGCGGACCGGCGCACGCGAGACGAGGAGGTCCTCGTGGGCAGCGACCCCGCCCTCTGCTTCTCCAGCGAGTTCCTCGAGTGCGAAGAGTCGAACGACGAGGATGAAGAGGAAGAGACTGATGGAGCCCGCGCTGAAGATGAGACACGGGTCAGGCCCAACGACGGCACAGTGACCAGGGCCAGCGATGGCACAGAACAGCGGGTCGGGGCCACAGTGAACTGGACCACAGTGACCAGGGCCAGCGATGGCACAGGGCAGCAGGTCGGGGGCACAGAACAGCAGTCCGGGGCCATAGTGACCTGGACCGCAGTGACCGGGGCCAGCGATGGCACAGGGCAGCAG GTCGGGGGCACAGAACAGCGGGTCGGGGGCACAGTGACCAGGGCCAGCGATGGCACAGAACAGCGGGTCGGGGCCACAGTGGCCGGGGAGCCCCTCGCCCCCAGCTGGCACTGGTTTTTCCAGCGGGAACAGGAGGAAGATTGGGATGGGGAGCGGGCGGGGGAGATGGCTCCTCACTCCCCCAAACTCTTCAGCGACTCTGAAGACGGAGACTCCACCCACGACCCCTCACAAAGCTCGTCGCAGTCCACACACATATCGGAGCAGGCCAGCCAGGGCAGCGGGCTGGAGATGGACAGTGCCGACTCTCACACAGGTAGGAGAGGCGACGTGTGA
- the LOC144604778 gene encoding histone-lysine N-methyltransferase SUV39H2-like, producing the protein MAEARGMWCVPCLASLEILQELCRTEKLTCTVLGIGGTIREYEVEYLCGFKKGKGKEYYLVKWKGWPECTNTWEPRHHLHCLGLIKQFHQDQRCFLQLAKAGRKVKLNNCRNHRMAFSEYVMKKSKQRLALKRWEQELNRKKNHQGKILVENEVDLELPPLDFHYINQYRPSSGINLSREPLVGCECSDCLLEKCCPEEAGAKFAYNAERQLRIAPGKPIFECNSCCRCGPQCPNRVVQKGTLYDLCIFRTDNGRGWGIRTLQRIKKNSFVMEYVGEVITSEEAERRGRFYDSEGITYLFDLDYVEDEYTVDAAHFGNISHFVNHSCDPNLQVYNVFIDSLDTRLPRIALFSTRSIRPGEELTFDYQMKGSGDVSITETLESNGPSKKQRRMECKCGSASCRGYMN; encoded by the exons ATGGCTGAAGCCCGAGGAA tgtggtGCGTTCCCTGCCTGGCATCGTTGGAGATCCTTCAGGAGTTGTGTCGGACTGAGAAGCTGACCTGCACGGTCCTGGGCATCGGCGGCACGATCCGGGAGTACGAAGTCGAGTATCTGTGTGGATTCAAGAAGGGGAAG GGCAAGGAGTACTACCTGGTGAAGTGGAAGGGCTGGCCTGAATGCACCAATACCTGGGAGCCAAGGCACCACCTGCACTGCCTCGGGCTGATCAAGCAGTTCCACCAGGACCAGAGGTGCTTCCTGCAGTTGGCGAAGGCGGGCAGGAAGGTGAAGCTGAACAACTGCCGGAATCACCGCATGGCCTTCAGTGAATACGTAATGAAGAAGTCCAAGCAGAGACTGGCACTGAAACGCTGGGAACAGGAGCTGAACAGGAAGAAGAACCACCAGGGCAAGATCCTGGTGGAGAACGAGGTGGACCTTGAGCTGCCGCCACTGGACTTCCACTACATCAACCAGTACCGGCCGTCTAGTGGCATCAACCTCAGCCGGGAGCCGCTGGTCGGCTGCGAATGCTCCGACTGTTTGCTGGAGAAGTGTTGCCCCGAGGAGGCGGGGGCAAAGTTTGCCTACAACGCCGAGCGGCAGCTACGGATCGCCCCGGGCAAGCCCATCTTCGAGTGCAACTCCTGCTGCCGCTGCGGCCCGCAGTGCCCCAACCGCGTGGTTCAGAAAGGAACTCTCTACGACCTCTGCATCTTCCGCACCGACAACGGCAGAGGCTGGGGTATCCGGACCCTGCAGAGGATCAAGAAGAATAGTTTTGTCATGGAGTACGTTGGAGAG GTGATCACCAGCGAGGAGGCGGAGCGGCGCGGCCGGTTCTATGACAGTGAGGGCATCACCTACCTGTTTGACCTGGACTACGTAGAGGATGAATACACTGTGGATGCTGCACACTTTGGAAATATATCGCACTTTGTCAATCACAGC TGTGACCCCAACCTTCAGGTTTACAATGTATTTATCGATAGTTTGGACACGCGTTTACCGAGGATTGCTCTGTTCTCCACGCGCTCCATTAGGCCCGGTGAAGAGCTTACGTTTGACTACCAGATGAAGG GCTCGGGGGATGTCTCGATCACCGAGACTTTGGAAAGCAACGGGCCGAGTAAGAAGCAGCGCAGGATGGAATGCAAGTGTGGCTCAGCCTCGTGCAGAGGCTACATGAACTAA